A genomic region of Salvelinus namaycush isolate Seneca unplaced genomic scaffold, SaNama_1.0 Scaffold1204, whole genome shotgun sequence contains the following coding sequences:
- the LOC120036089 gene encoding zinc finger CCCH domain-containing protein 13-like isoform X3, which translates to MSKIRRRVTVENSKTISDSSSSQTTTTPSRRPSVFERLGPSTGSNAVETNCRNWLKTGNCSYGNTCRYTHGTQPRGKGFSGSFSRSAERPTGDLRERMKNKRQDVESDATKREPEEPTSPTARQRDSSRGRHREKEDIKITKERTPASEEETTEWEANREDSDNGDYDYELSLEMKRQKIQRELMKLEQENMEKREEIVIKKEEPTTKTRTTIISKTSPERSSSKGSPSSRKSSGSPKHTKGPKASGSRKKEKKTSVSSSASATARSSKGGHGKKKGPRTPSPPPPVLPLGNPVVAAGGKKHKGKHKNKEKCEEKPPKEGKERGRDAEKHKEKKEKRRDRSDSSHKAKRSVMSEERSGSVSSPSRDRVVSPSARKNKSTSPKVASQKTLAPASPPHRSPPPRHKRTPTPPRHHSPSSHSGSSAQRHSPSPRRRRSASPAYNREPPAASSPPGQRCSSRSPAASRDTSSPQRRTSPGERNRSRGRERGRSERGRSPPAQEHRHERRDESRGKPEKDGSRDDRDYEVAETSSSRDAAREDRETKEGRERRGDGRSDRRGDSTSTSRDPTRDRDRDTKDSTREPRTTETTSTRSGRDPLEYRDRDREREREREKEKERERERGEREKTDRKEEAVPEEGRGYGRGHGREEGGRTEGRGETRTESRAERPGRGRGREADASDKGSSGSTRNARSSQLESGGHDGWESRSGGGFREKSAERSTDRGAERGGAERGGGAERGGVDRGGAERDRYDGDRRGGEQATGRDSSYDRRGGHTDRGDRRENRERDQRASSPGRHPARGEEPDREETRGRDERRGEEKGGDRREDRAREREREREREREKEREREKEKEREAERERVREREREREREREKEKEREKEKEREKEREREREREEREREREERDRERKEREREREREREREREQRERERQREWEEREKGRDERRERTRDEPRDDRSVRDSHEDRKTSRKRHRVETTPSPTRPSPKRARDATPGDGEEYNSPEEKSERLIGGGQPKVRPNSGPGPITILPITVPVCPPPPVLDSVEKHRLLSQVVLPPQDPLLRSPPSTSVAEDTKPSRWKDEERRGGGDKREGRSRRNEEADARGDRGGAGRGGERRGEHPSDSSTPVSASGSDSRRGKERDGREPTPPPPPVALVTEDRDAPVPSGHEEGKKKTKSQKKGLKKGRKEEGVAGGVSGAPERFTNPEPPSSMALSDAPPPPLLSPRKAPKKKALDKKRKRSRGAESDASEEEPGSSHLPPGKRNKRGPRTPPPAPKEALLSQRAMPHSVAEPLPQPVKMDTNFSDWSDEDVLERGGGSAAVKAPPTVPTERTPTEALPRRGGPRGGKERERMERPVPLPIAPLLSQDPPMLLQTLPPQPLMSQPLLRKPPPEQKRSSSMGSNQSRASSRRLRSPSNESAHREDPQQGQGPGRPRRGHQLQGGNSRDRERERERDRERERERGERERGPVVTEPPVARGEERKSRIDQLRRGEPSRSTSSDRQDSRSHSSRRSSPESERQVQSRAGSYDGREREREREREREQFERERERKDLRQQQGPPGPLPPLQQQGQQRDWEPEGPREWGGRGREPLLMRGGNREQMRERDLRDMRGERERLLPEGLLQQHERERERERGGNRGVGRGGDHGNDRERERMLLMDLPPHGDPKNRMDMRGDRPDMRGDRPDMRGDRPDMRGDRPDLRGDMRGDRPDMRGDIRGDMRGDMRPDIRGDIRGDMRPDMRGDIRGDMRGDMRGDMRGDMRPDMRGDMRPDIRGDIRGDMRPDMRGDIRGDMRPDMRGDMRPDIRGDIRGDMRGDIRGDMRPDMRGDIRGDMRPDIRGDIRGDMRPDIRGDIRGDMRPDIRGDIRGDMRGGPDIRPDIRPDHMRPDIRGPDRAEFSLLLPHEALGHGGTDQDKPGNSHHPVGGEIQEAEKQDSVDDEDDAKADDAVSVVSGGEEYEPISDDELDEILADSAQKREDGQEEEKTPGPLDVIDVDWSSLMPKQKQEPRAAGAALLRFTPGAVLLRAGVSKRLAGPELLERVREVCKKELDDPKDADKLFEHDLGALNKAALNRKVERAGLLRNLGPCCKALCARRDMAIRRQLLKNEKGLTKQMYPSVPVVDSELFQLSMRLFKKTVAAARSNQPPLGPPAGPEKADKGPPGLVPAASPVAKPGTPQPPEMCVS; encoded by the exons ATGTCCAAGATAAGGCGGAGGGTAACAGTGGAGAATTCTAAAACCATATCTGACAGCAGCAGTAGCCAGACCACCACCACCCCGTCTCGCCGGCCCAGCGTGTTTGAAAGACTTGGCCCCAGCACTGGTAGTAATGCTGTCGAG ACTAATTGTAGAAATTGGTTGAAGACTGGGAATTGCAGTTACGGCAATACTTGTCGCTACACACATGGAACTCAGCCACGAGGCAAAGGATTTAGTGGATCTTTTAGCAG GTCAGCGGAGAGACCAACTGGCGATCTGCGAGAGAGGATGAAGAATAAGAGGCAGGATGTTGAATCAGATGCTACaaagagagagccagaggagCCTACGTCCCCCACAGCCAGA CAGCGAGACTCGTCCCGAGGCCGCCACAGGGAGAAGGAAGATATAAAAATCACTAAAGAGAGAACCCCTGCCAGCGAAGAAGAGACCACAGAGTGGGAAGCCAACCGCGAAG ACTCGGATAACGGCGACTACGACTACGAGTTATCCCTAGAGATGAAGAGACAGAAGATCCAGCGGGAGCTCATGAAGTTGGAGCAGGAGAATatggagaaaagagaggagattGTTATCAAGAAAGAG GAGCCGACCACCAAAACGAGGACCACTATCATATCCAAG ACATCCCCGGAGCGTTCCAGCTCTAAAGGTTCCCCCTCCTCCAGGAAGTCCAGTGGATCTCCCAAACACACCAAAGGACCTAAAGCTTCTGGTTccaggaagaaggagaagaagacctCTGTGTCGTCCTCTGCGTCCGCCACGGCCAGATCTTCCAAGGGGGGCCACGGGAAGAAGAAAGGTCCCCGCACCCCCAGCCCCCCTCCTCCGGTGCTTCCGCTGGGGAACCCTGTCGTGGCAGCCGGGGGGAAGAAACACAAGGGGAAGCACAAGAACAAGGAGAAGTGTGAGGAGAAGCCGCCcaaggagggaaaggagagagggagagacgcggagaaacacaaggagaagaaggagaaacgCAG AGACCGGTCAGACAGCTCCCACAAGGCCAAGCGGTCAGTGATGTCGGAGGAACGTTCCGGCAGCGTGTCCTCTCCTTCCAGAGACCGAGTGGTGTCCCCGTCAGCCAGGAAGAACAAGTCCACCTCCCCAAAAGTAGCCTCCCAGAAGACCCTTGCGCCTGCCTCCCCACCTCACAG GTCTCCCCCTCCCCGCCACAAGCGCACCCCAACCCCGCCCCGCCACCACTCCCCGTCCTCCCACTCTGGCTCCTCAGCCCAGAGACACTCTCCTTCCCCCCGCCGACGCCGCTCGGCATCCCCCGCCTACAACCGCGAGCCCCCAGCCGCCTCCTCACCTCCTGGCCAGAGGTGTTCCTCCCGCTCCCCTGCAGCCTCCCGGGACACCTCCTCTCCTCAGAGGAGGACTAGCCCCGGAGAACGAAACCGCTCTCGGGGGCGTGAGAGAGGACGCAGCGAGAGGGGGAGGAGCCCACCTGCCCAGGAGCACCGACACGAGCGTCGAGACG AGAGCCGCGGGAAGCCAGAGAAAGACGGTAGCCGTGACGACCGGGACTACGAGGTGGCAGAGACGAGCTCTTCTCGTGATGCCGCCCGTGAGGACCGGGAGACAAAAGAGGGGCGAGAGCGCCGGGGTGACGGGCGCAGTGACCGACGAGGAGACTCCACCAGTACCTCCAGGGACCCCACCAGGGATAGAGACCGGGACACCAAGGACTCGACCCGGGAACCCAGAACCACAGAGACCACGTCAACACGCTCCGGACGAGACCCTCTGGAGTACAGGGACCGGGACCGAGAAcgggagagggagcgagaaaaggagaaagagagggagcgggagagaggagagagggagaagacggACAGGAAGGAGGAGGCTGTCCCGGAGGAGGGGAGGGGCTATGGGAGGGGCCACGGgcgagaggaaggagggaggactgaAGGGAGGGGGGAGACGAGGACAGAGAGTAGAGCTGAGAGACCTGGCAGGGGTAGGGGCCGCGAGGCTGACGCATCTGACAAAG GTTCCTCAGGCTCCACCCGGAATGCCCGAAGCTCCCAGCTTGAGAGTGGTGGTCATGACGGTTGGGAGTCACGTAGCGGCGGAGGCTTCCGTGAGAAGAGTGCGGAGAGGAGCACCGACCGTGGGGCGGAGAGAGGAGgcgcagagagaggaggaggcgcCGAAAGAGGAGGTGTCGACAGAGGAGGAGCGGAGCGTGACCGTTATGacggagacaggagaggaggggagcaggcgaCTGGGAGAGACTCATCCTACGACCGTAGAGGTGGTCACACCGACCGTGGTGACcgcagagagaacagggagagag ACCAAAGAGCGTCCTCTCCTGGTCGGCACCCAGCCAGAGGAGAAGAGCCAGACAGGGAGGAGACCAGAGGAAGGGATGAACGCAGAGGAGAGGAAAAAGGAGGGGACCGGCGAGAGGACAGGGCCcgagaaagggagcgagagagggaacgggaaagagagaaggagagagaaagagagaaggagaaggagagggaggcagagcgGGAGAGGGTCCGGGAGAGGGAGCGAGAacgggagcgagagagggaaaaggagaaagagagggaaaaggagaaagagagggaaaaggagcgagagagggaacgggagagggaagagagggagcgggagagggagGAGCGAgatagggagaggaaggagagagagcgggagagggaacgagagcgggagagggagcgagagcaaagagagagggagaggcagcggGAATGGGAGGAGCGTGAGAAAGGAAGGGATGAGCGACGGGAACGGACTAGGGATGAACCAAGGGACGACCGCTCTGTCCGAGACTCGCATGAAGACCGCAAGACCAG CCGGAAGAGGCACAGGGTAGAGACCACACCCAGCCCGACTCGCCCCTCTCCCAAGCGAGCAAGGGACGCCACCCCAGGAGACGGCGAGGAATACAACAGCCCTGAGGAGAAAAGTGAGCGTTTGATTGGTGGAGGCCAGCCCAAGGTCCGCCCCAACTCTGGCCCTGGCCCAATCACCATCCTCCCCATCACAGTACCAGTGTGTCCTCCTCCTCCAGTGCTTGACA GTGTTGAGAAACACCGGCTGTTGAGTCAGGTGGTACTCCCGCCCCAGGACCCCCTCCTGCGTTCCCCCCCCAGCACCTCTGTAGCGGAGGACACCAAGCCCAGCCGCTGGAAGGACGAGGAGCGCCGTGGAGGCGGGGacaagagggaggggaggagccGCCGGAACGAGGAGGCTGACGCCCGCggagacagaggaggagcaggcagaggaggggagagacggggggagcACCCCTCAGATAGCAGTACCCCTGTCTCGGCCTCCGGCTCGGACTctaggagaggtaaagagagggacgGTCGGGAGCCCACCCCTCCCCCGCCGCCCGTGGCCCTGGTCACCGAGGACAGAGATGCTCCAGTCCCGTCAGGTCATGAGGAGGGCAAGAAGAAGACTAAGTCCCAGAAGAAAGGCCTGAagaaggggaggaaggaggagggcgTGGCAGGAGGTGTTTCAGGAGCTCCAGAGAGGTTCACCAACCCAGAGCCCCCCTCCTCCATGGCCCTCTCGGACGCCCCCccgccccctctcctctccccccgcAAGGCGCCTAAGAAGAAGGCGCTGGACAAGAAGAGGAAACGATCCCGTGGCGCCGAGTCGGACGCGTCTGAGGAGGAACCAGGCTCCTCCCATCTTCCCCCGGGCAAGAGGAACAAGAGGGGTCCCCGGACGCCCCCACCCGCGCCAAAGGAGGCTCTGCTATCCCAGAGGGCCATGCCACATTCTGTTGCAGAGCCCTTGCCACAGCCCGTCAAAATGGACACCAACTTCAGCGACTGGTCTGACGAGGATGTGCTGGAGCGCGGTGGTGGATCGGCGGCCGTTAAGGCACCCCCCACAGTCCCCACTGAGAGGACTCCGACCGAAGCTCTTCCCAGGAGAGGAGGTCCGAGGGggggcaaggagagggagaggatggagaggccTGTTCCCCTGCCCATCGCCCCTCTGCTGTCCCAGGACCCTCCTATGTTACTCCAGACCCTGCCCCCCCAGCCCCTCATGTCCCAGCCCCTGCTGAGGAAGCCTCCTCCGGAGCAGAAGAGGAGCAGCAGTATGGGAAGCAACCAAAGCAGGGCCTCATCCAGACGTCTCCGCTCTCCCTCCAACGAGTCAGCCCACAGAGAGGACCCTCAGCAGGGCCAAGGACCAGGCCGACCCAGGAGAGGACACCAGCTCCAGGGGGGCAACTCCCGAGACCGGGAACGAGAAAGGGAgcgagacagggaaagagagagggagcgtggtgagagagagaggggaccagTGGTCACAGAGCCTCCGGTGGCGAGGGGAGAGGAGCGGAAGTCACGCATCGAccagctgaggagaggagagcccaGTCGCAGCACCTCCTCAG ACCGTCAGGACTCTCGCAGCCACAGCTCCAGACGTAGCTCCCCTGAGTCAGAGCGTCAGGTGCAGTCGCGGGCCGGGTCCTACGACGGCCGAGagcgtgagagggagagagagagggagcgggaacAGTTTGAGAGGGAGCGTGAGCGCAAGGACCTCCGACAGCAACAGGGGCCTCCGGGGCCACTACCTCCTCTCCAGCAGCAGGGGCAGCAGAGAGACTGGGAGCCCGAGGGGCCACGGGAGTGGGGTGGGAGGGGCCGTGAACCCCTCCTCATGCGTGGAGGCAACAGAGAGCAAATGAGAGAGCGTGATCTCCGTGACATGCGGGGTGAGAGAGAGCGGCTTCTGCCCGAGGGTCTCCTGCAGCAGCACGAACGAGAGCGGGAAAGGGAGCGCGGCGGCAACAGGGGCGTTGGCCGTGGTGGCGACCATGGCAACGACCGGGAGCGGGAGAGGATGCTACTGATGGACCTGCCGCCACATGGGGACCCCAAGAACAGGATGGACATGAGGGGAGACAGACCAGATATGAGGGGAGACAGACCAGATATGAGGGGAGACAGACCAGATATGAGGGGAGACAGACCAGATTTAAGAGGGGACATGCGAGGAGATAGACCTGATATGAGGGGAGACATTCGAGGGGATATGAGAGGAGACATGAGACCTGATATTAGGGGAGACATTCGAGGGGATATGAGACCCGATATGAGGGGAGACATTCGAGGGGACATGAGAGGAGATATGAGAGGAGACATGAGAGGAGATATGAGACCTGATATGAGGGGAGACATGAGACCTGATATTAGGGGAGATATTCGAGGGGATATGAGACCCGATATGAGGGGAGACATTCGAGGGGACATGAGACCTGATATGAGGGGAGACATGAGACCTGATATTAGGGGAGACATTCGAGGGGATATGAGGGGTGACATTCGAGGGGATATGAGACCTGATATGAGGGGAGACATTCGAGGGGACATGAGACCTGATATTAGGGGAGACATTCGAGGGGACATGAGACCTGATATTAGGGGAGACATTCGAGGGGACATGAGACCTGATATTAGGGGAGACATTCGAGGGGATATGAGAGGTGGGCCAGATATAAGACCGGACATAAGGCCAGATCACATGAGACCAGATATCAGGGGGCCGGACAGGGCTGagttctctctcctgctcccccACGAAGCCTTGGGACACGGCGGCACGGACCAGGACAAACCAGGCAACAGCCATCACCCTGTGGGAGGAGAGATACAGGAAGCAGAGAAACAGGACAGCGTTGACG ACGAAGATGACGCGAAGGCGGATGACGCTGTGTCGGTAGTGTCTGGCGGGGAGGAGTACGAGCCAATCAGTGATGACGAGTTGGATGAGATCTTGGCGGACAGCGCCCAGAAGAGAGAGGATGGGCAGGAAGAAGAGAAGACGCCAG GTCCCCTGGATGTGATTGATGTAGACTGGTCCAGCCTGATGCCCAAGCAGAAGCAGGAGCCCCGGGCGGCAGGGGCAGCTCTGCTCCGGTTCACCCCAGGGGCAGTGCTCCTCAGGGCGGGCGTCTCCAAGCGGCTGGCTGGGCCCGAGCTCCTGGAGAGAGTCAGGGAGGTCTGCAAGAAGGAGCTGGACGACCCTAAAG ATGCTGACAAGCTGTTTGAGCACGACCTGGGTGCTCTGAACAAGGCAGCTCTGAACAGGAAGGTAGAGAGGGCAGGTCTGCTGAGGAACCTGGGCCCCTGCTGTAAGGCCCTTTGTGCCCGTAGGGACATGGCCATCAGACGGCAGCTCCTCAAGAACGAAAAG ggCCTGACCAAGCAGATGTACCCCAGTGTTCCTGTGGTGGACAGTGAGCTCTTCCAACTTAGCATGCGTCTCTTCAAGAAGACTGTAGCCGCCGCCAGAAGCAACCAGCCCCCGTTGGGGCCCCCAGCAGGCCCAGAGAAGGCCGACAAGGGGCCACCGGGGCTGGTACCGGCAGCTTCACCGGTAGCCAAGCCCGGTACACCACAGCCCCCCGAGATGTGTGTCTCCTGA